One stretch of Anolis carolinensis isolate JA03-04 chromosome 3, rAnoCar3.1.pri, whole genome shotgun sequence DNA includes these proteins:
- the LOC134297591 gene encoding nanos homolog 2-like, with amino-acid sequence MGGSNVKGLEPLPLYIKQRLRLQYVAFSVCPHQGRIGTMLSRSAMHMPHYAPSMFREFDRWKDYLSLAKVVTEIIAERKKVPFPYQSWDTMDYDMQLVLNEDNFETASQWVNGSSSSSKSSKGSANGQASQNKEICNFCKHNGESKQVYSSHQLKGMDGTVECPILRKYTCPLSGATGEKAHTLKYCPLSQGKRSLYRKCGRNSAGRKVRR; translated from the coding sequence atgggagggtccaatgtgaaaggtttggaacccctccccttatatataaaacaaagactccgcctccaatatgtggcattcagtgtgtgtccacaccagggtagaattggcaccatgctctccagatcagccatgcacatgccacattatgccccttccatgttcagggagtttgacagatggaaggactatctgagccttgcgaaagtggttacggagatcatcgcggaacgcaagaaggtcccatttccatatcagagttgggacacaatggactacgacatgcagctagtcctcaacgaggacaactttgaaacagcatcacaatgggttaatggaagcagttccagcagcaagagctccaaaggtagtgccaatggccaggcttcccaaaacaaggagatttgcaatttctgcaaacacaacggggaatccaagcaggtctattcgtcccaccagctgaaggggatggacggcaccgtggagtgccccatcttgcgcaaatacacctgtccgctcagcggtgccacgggcgaaaaggcccatactttaaaatactgcccactgagccaagggaagcggtcgctgtatcgcaagtgcggacgcaactcggctggacgcaaggtgaggagataa